The following coding sequences lie in one Gammaproteobacteria bacterium genomic window:
- a CDS encoding aspartyl/asparaginyl beta-hydroxylase domain-containing protein, whose product MTSVVIIALLLLAFALASMTYVYAFRGEYRHPSLKPYLRKCWPMFAPLNCLLYMATERRAARPLPSLEDFPELAVIRDNWETIRSEALGLYENQEFDRIKTPGNEGYYDVGFHTFFKSGWSKYYLKWYGYTHHSGQRSCPRTVELLEGISSVKGALFTLLPPGGKLRRHSDPFACSLRYHLGLATPNSDDCWIEVDGQKYSWRDGEAFLFDETYVHHAANETDQYRLILMCDVARPMNLFGRLVNWVYCQFMRLTIVPNDSSDRAGGINALFSGVAPMLEKGKQLKKTNRPLYKLIKNVINLVALLLVIALLAAVVYLPYQAITG is encoded by the coding sequence ATGACATCCGTAGTCATTATTGCGCTGCTGCTGCTTGCGTTCGCGCTGGCGTCGATGACCTACGTCTACGCGTTCCGGGGCGAGTACCGCCATCCCAGCCTGAAGCCCTACCTGCGAAAATGCTGGCCCATGTTCGCACCACTGAACTGCCTGCTGTACATGGCGACCGAGCGCCGGGCGGCCAGACCCTTGCCCTCGCTGGAAGACTTCCCGGAGCTGGCCGTCATCCGGGACAACTGGGAAACCATCCGTTCCGAAGCACTGGGCCTTTACGAGAATCAGGAATTCGATCGCATCAAGACGCCGGGCAACGAGGGTTACTACGACGTCGGTTTTCACACGTTCTTCAAAAGCGGCTGGAGCAAGTACTACTTGAAGTGGTACGGCTATACCCATCATTCCGGCCAGCGCAGCTGCCCGCGGACGGTGGAGTTGCTGGAGGGGATATCCTCGGTGAAGGGCGCCTTGTTCACCTTGCTGCCGCCCGGCGGCAAGCTGCGTCGGCATTCCGACCCCTTTGCCTGCTCCTTGCGCTACCACCTGGGCCTGGCAACGCCCAATTCGGATGATTGCTGGATCGAAGTCGACGGCCAGAAGTACTCGTGGCGGGACGGCGAGGCTTTCCTCTTCGACGAAACCTATGTTCACCACGCTGCGAACGAAACCGATCAGTACCGCCTGATCCTGATGTGTGACGTGGCCCGGCCCATGAACCTGTTTGGCAGGCTGGTCAATTGGGTTTACTGCCAGTTCATGCGCCTGACGATCGTTCCGAACGACAGTTCCGACCGTGCGGGCGGCATCAATGCCTTGTTCAGCGGAGTGGCGCCGATGCTGGAGAAGGGTAAGCAGCTGAAGAAGACCAACCGTCCCCTGTACAAGCTGATCAAGAATGTCATCAACCTGGTGGCCTTGCTGCTGGTGATCGCCTTGCTGGCGGCCGTCGTCTACCTGCCTTACCAGGCCATTACGGGCTGA
- a CDS encoding 6-carboxytetrahydropterin synthase, with protein MSDKWLMQAAADFEAARDVPVLEADAPARRLHGHSFRARVRAALPSGYGGVEGCEANSLQAALADGVRPLDYRYLNDLVELPTDENLARWLRDRLAGELDLPGIRQVGIASTRQQGVDLDDRGEAHVWRRFQFEAAHQLPNVAPGHQCGRMHGHGFVVILHANVSLADEAALATRYEQLERAWQPLQQQLDHACLNDIEGLENPTSEMLCQWLWQRLKPQLATLSWVTVYETRTAGAHYDGMHYRIWKERRFESALRLDLPKDDQRSALHGHSYLVRLHLNAPLDDVLGWTVDYGDVKTAFEPAYRQLDHHLLNDLEGMGSPTPRAVLRWMRQQTQEALPAMDRIDLFETDDCGTMLSWGDLGPALPA; from the coding sequence GTGAGTGACAAGTGGTTGATGCAGGCGGCGGCGGATTTCGAGGCGGCTCGCGATGTGCCGGTGCTCGAAGCGGATGCGCCCGCGCGCAGGTTGCATGGACACTCCTTTCGCGCGCGAGTTCGCGCGGCCTTGCCCTCGGGCTACGGTGGCGTCGAGGGTTGCGAGGCCAACAGCTTGCAAGCCGCCCTGGCGGATGGCGTGCGCCCGCTGGATTACCGTTACCTGAATGACCTGGTCGAACTGCCCACGGACGAAAACCTTGCCCGCTGGTTGCGAGATCGCCTGGCCGGGGAACTGGACCTGCCCGGGATCCGGCAAGTGGGCATTGCCAGCACGCGGCAGCAGGGTGTGGATCTCGATGATCGCGGCGAGGCTCATGTGTGGCGACGTTTCCAGTTCGAAGCCGCTCACCAGTTGCCCAACGTGGCGCCCGGTCACCAGTGTGGTCGCATGCACGGTCATGGCTTTGTCGTGATTCTGCACGCCAATGTCAGCCTGGCCGACGAGGCCGCCCTGGCCACGCGTTACGAGCAGCTGGAGCGCGCATGGCAGCCCTTGCAGCAGCAACTGGATCACGCCTGCCTGAACGATATCGAAGGCCTCGAGAATCCGACCAGCGAAATGCTGTGCCAGTGGCTCTGGCAGCGCCTGAAGCCGCAGCTGGCAACGCTCTCCTGGGTGACGGTCTACGAAACCCGGACGGCGGGAGCGCATTACGATGGCATGCACTACCGAATCTGGAAGGAGCGGCGCTTCGAAAGCGCGTTGCGGCTGGACCTGCCGAAGGACGACCAGCGTTCCGCTCTGCATGGGCACAGCTACCTGGTGCGTCTGCATCTCAACGCACCACTGGATGACGTGCTCGGCTGGACCGTTGATTACGGCGATGTGAAGACCGCGTTCGAGCCGGCCTATCGCCAGCTGGACCATCACCTCCTGAACGACCTGGAAGGTATGGGGTCGCCGACGCCGCGGGCCGTGTTGCGGTGGATGCGCCAGCAGACGCAGGAAGCCCTGCCGGCGATGGATCGGATCGACCTTTTCGAGACCGATGACTGCGGCACCATGCTCAGCTGGGGCGACCTGGGGCCTGCCTTGCCGGCGTGA
- the rmuC gene encoding DNA recombination protein RmuC, which translates to MLIAVLVIEALLLVAVGILLFRKSSLDPTPVVDSVREELQLMRSEARDAERALREELVSNLERLGERLARASKESADAQKQALAEVRAQVKELTEANERRMGKVQETLEKRLDALSSNNEKKLDQMREVVEEKLQSTLEKRIGESFKRVSENLEAVQRGLGEMQTLASDVGGLQRVLTNVKVRGTWGEVQLSAILEQLLTAEQYERNVKVKPDTNDIVEFAIKLPGQGKSDKSIYLPIDSKFPQEDYQRLLDASERADQEEVDRAMKSLQLSIRDEAKKIKEKYVHPPHTTDFGILFLPTEGLYAEVIRQQALMDELLTTHRVVVAGPTTLSAILSSLRMGFRTLAIEKRSSEVWEVLAGVKTEFGKFGDVLAKIKKQIGTVSNTIESAETRTRAMDRKLKDVESLDQDKASELLSLEGLTGKDMDEQE; encoded by the coding sequence TTGCTTATCGCCGTTCTTGTCATAGAAGCACTTTTGCTTGTCGCCGTCGGAATCCTTCTGTTCCGCAAGTCGTCACTGGATCCCACGCCCGTGGTCGACAGCGTTCGCGAGGAGTTGCAGCTCATGCGATCCGAGGCGCGCGACGCGGAACGGGCCTTGCGCGAAGAGCTGGTCAGCAACCTGGAGCGGCTCGGTGAGCGGCTCGCCAGGGCCAGCAAGGAATCAGCGGATGCACAGAAGCAGGCACTGGCGGAGGTTCGTGCGCAGGTCAAGGAATTGACCGAGGCCAATGAACGGCGAATGGGCAAGGTGCAGGAGACCCTGGAGAAGCGCCTCGATGCCTTGAGTTCGAACAACGAGAAGAAGCTGGACCAGATGCGCGAAGTGGTCGAGGAAAAACTGCAGTCGACACTGGAGAAGCGCATTGGCGAATCCTTCAAGCGCGTCAGCGAGAACCTCGAGGCGGTGCAACGTGGCCTCGGCGAGATGCAGACGCTGGCGAGCGATGTCGGTGGCCTGCAGCGGGTGCTGACCAACGTCAAGGTGCGCGGCACCTGGGGCGAGGTGCAGCTGTCGGCCATTCTTGAACAGCTGCTTACAGCCGAGCAATACGAACGAAACGTCAAGGTGAAGCCTGACACGAACGACATTGTCGAGTTCGCGATCAAGCTGCCAGGGCAGGGCAAGAGCGACAAGAGCATCTACCTGCCGATCGACAGCAAGTTTCCGCAGGAAGATTACCAGCGCTTGCTGGATGCATCCGAGCGGGCCGACCAGGAGGAAGTGGATCGCGCCATGAAGAGCCTGCAGCTCTCGATTCGCGACGAAGCGAAGAAGATCAAGGAGAAGTACGTTCACCCGCCGCACACCACTGATTTCGGCATCCTGTTCCTGCCGACGGAAGGCCTTTATGCCGAAGTCATCCGGCAGCAGGCCCTGATGGACGAGCTACTGACCACGCATCGAGTGGTGGTTGCGGGGCCGACGACGCTGTCGGCCATCCTGTCCAGCCTCCGCATGGGGTTCCGTACGCTGGCAATCGAGAAACGTTCCAGCGAGGTCTGGGAAGTGCTGGCCGGGGTAAAGACAGAGTTCGGCAAGTTCGGTGACGTGCTGGCGAAGATCAAGAAACAGATTGGTACCGTCTCGAATACCATCGAGAGCGCCGAGACACGCACCCGCGCCATGGATCGCAAGTTGAAGGATGTGGAAAGCCTTGACCAGGACAAGGCCAGCGAATTGCTGTCGCTGGAAGGACTGACGGGCAAGGACATGGATGAGCAGGAGTAA
- a CDS encoding Sir2 family NAD-dependent protein deacetylase — protein MMEFPDRHPPEGWLKSLAAGRHVTVLSGAGLSADSGVRTFRDPQDGLWAEYRPEQLATPGAFAAAPTTVWQWYQWRRRAIGAAQPHAGYHALARLAGSLGWQLITQNVDGLHQRAGMTVLEFHGSIWKEHCQRCETPNPEAPTTAEEPPRCSCGGLFRPSVVWFGETLDAQVLQSAAAAMACDTLLLIGTSAQVYPAAALAGEARSRGATVLEMNPEVTPAQVDSRWCSSALEGLPTLAKALLG, from the coding sequence ATGATGGAATTTCCAGACCGGCATCCGCCAGAGGGGTGGCTGAAGAGCCTGGCAGCAGGCCGCCACGTCACGGTGCTTTCAGGTGCTGGCCTGTCGGCAGATTCAGGCGTTCGCACCTTCAGGGACCCGCAGGACGGCCTCTGGGCCGAATACAGGCCGGAACAGCTCGCCACGCCAGGTGCCTTCGCCGCAGCGCCGACGACGGTCTGGCAATGGTACCAGTGGCGACGGCGTGCCATCGGCGCCGCGCAACCACATGCCGGCTACCACGCCCTCGCGCGCCTTGCCGGCAGCCTGGGCTGGCAGCTGATCACGCAGAATGTCGATGGACTGCACCAGCGCGCTGGCATGACGGTACTGGAGTTTCATGGCTCCATCTGGAAAGAGCACTGCCAGCGTTGCGAGACACCCAATCCCGAAGCACCGACGACCGCGGAAGAGCCGCCTCGATGCAGCTGCGGCGGCCTGTTCCGGCCGTCAGTCGTATGGTTCGGGGAAACGCTCGACGCGCAGGTGCTGCAGTCCGCTGCGGCGGCAATGGCGTGCGATACCCTGCTGTTGATAGGTACCTCGGCCCAGGTCTATCCCGCCGCTGCCCTTGCTGGCGAGGCTCGGTCACGCGGCGCGACGGTGCTGGAGATGAATCCGGAGGTCACGCCGGCGCAGGTTGATTCCCGCTGGTGCTCCAGCGCCCTTGAAGGCTTGCCAACGCTGGCCAAGGCCCTGCTCGGCTGA
- a CDS encoding diguanylate cyclase: MRERLRSIAACAARVFPAAGLLLLAPLWLPSAIASSPAGSLPPGTPPVARFVPDIDVYPQTFDITTGFHDEVLVGSYGGVLVFDGERWKELALPNNDIVRSLSPVVEHHGEKRIYVGGYNLFGYLRPSATGGHEFRELLTAFGEQIPPEGFADIWDVVVQGDTVYFRALNHVFAWNSSSGEARSWYHEGRFGALAEVDGDLVLQFRQEGLRKLVAGEWQPMPDTQSLSHLVSRWFPVGDDGLLSLQRDGGWHILRDGALVDVSMPENFPPSSYFSGGTRLPDGTLALVTPNGELFILDVATREWSRFVIDTGYLSGIVATDTGVLISGMDSIMHVPWPTHWMIVDESMGVASSMQGLRAWGDAYYVLTTAGVSRLDVAASHGEVELVALDWTDGHASWDLLPLDDQRALLANSYELLMIDDNGRRLSNLGEGTFYPRLLQASRFDPGLVYVGTELGLAAVRVDGTSITQLWRHELANSPGVFSLVELAPGKLLLGTTRGGVIRFDVAGQDAESPDILELGQAEGLAYGSPPSAWLFQDKERVLVSTSEGFFLYSDADRFERTDLEGLDSLRADNALLRLGRADDGEYWAIDHRNVYHRYPDEASWHEETVNVSTRSGLASIARTINGDVALVAGSKILFHAVSGLPARPRVDVRFTAIEQILPDDSRRPLPLDPEIVHQFESDSATIHFDYALPDIQSSEPVYYSARMIGLEGSFSNWTTSSTFTYYRMRPGEYSLVLRSRDSEGRISEAPPFRFVVLPSWYQTPFAIVIWVLLGVLSVAWMARVWTQQRLARLREETQRLEEQVTIRTRELESANRQLSEMAHLDGLTEIPNRRRLDEYLDEVWRQCRDNERHLSLLVIDVDHFKRFNDRFGHVQGDALLKRLARMLSQSLRRAEDLVARYGGEEFLVILPGAREDAAVQLAEAMREKVESTSLGATISVGVATTLPNGRLMPTDLVARADKALYQAKSDGRNCVRVSDGG, encoded by the coding sequence ATGCGCGAGCGGTTGCGCAGCATTGCGGCATGTGCCGCCCGTGTATTTCCAGCAGCTGGCCTTCTGCTGCTCGCCCCGCTGTGGCTGCCGTCGGCCATTGCCTCGTCTCCCGCAGGATCATTGCCACCAGGCACGCCGCCGGTGGCGCGCTTCGTTCCGGACATCGATGTTTACCCGCAGACTTTCGATATCACCACCGGCTTCCATGATGAAGTCCTGGTCGGATCTTATGGCGGCGTGCTGGTTTTCGATGGCGAGCGCTGGAAGGAACTGGCCTTGCCGAACAACGACATTGTTCGCAGCCTCAGTCCGGTGGTCGAACACCATGGCGAAAAGCGCATTTACGTGGGTGGCTACAACCTGTTTGGCTACCTCAGGCCAAGCGCGACGGGTGGGCATGAATTCCGCGAGCTGTTGACCGCATTCGGCGAGCAGATTCCTCCTGAGGGTTTTGCCGATATCTGGGATGTCGTCGTGCAGGGCGATACGGTCTATTTCCGGGCACTCAACCACGTCTTCGCATGGAACAGCAGCAGCGGCGAGGCCCGCAGCTGGTATCACGAGGGAAGGTTCGGGGCGCTGGCAGAGGTCGATGGTGACCTGGTGCTGCAGTTCCGGCAGGAAGGCCTGCGAAAGCTCGTGGCCGGTGAATGGCAGCCCATGCCGGATACGCAGTCGCTGTCACACCTGGTATCCCGCTGGTTTCCCGTGGGCGACGACGGCCTGTTGAGCCTGCAGCGTGACGGCGGCTGGCACATTCTTCGCGACGGTGCGCTGGTCGACGTCAGCATGCCCGAGAACTTTCCACCCTCCTCGTATTTCAGCGGCGGCACGCGCTTGCCGGATGGCACGCTGGCCCTGGTGACGCCGAATGGCGAACTATTCATCCTTGATGTTGCGACTCGCGAATGGAGCCGGTTCGTCATCGACACCGGCTACCTTTCGGGGATCGTTGCAACGGACACCGGTGTGCTTATCAGTGGCATGGACTCGATCATGCACGTGCCGTGGCCGACGCACTGGATGATCGTGGACGAGAGCATGGGTGTGGCGAGCAGCATGCAGGGCTTGCGCGCCTGGGGGGATGCCTACTACGTGCTGACCACTGCTGGCGTCTCGCGTCTCGATGTCGCTGCCAGCCATGGCGAGGTCGAGCTGGTCGCCTTGGACTGGACGGACGGTCATGCCAGCTGGGATCTGTTGCCGCTGGATGACCAGCGTGCATTGCTGGCAAATTCCTACGAGTTGTTGATGATTGATGACAACGGGCGACGGCTGTCCAACCTGGGCGAGGGTACTTTCTATCCGCGCCTGTTACAGGCTTCCCGCTTCGACCCCGGCCTGGTCTACGTCGGCACGGAGCTGGGTCTCGCAGCCGTCAGGGTCGACGGAACAAGCATCACGCAGCTCTGGCGCCATGAGCTGGCGAACTCGCCAGGCGTTTTTTCACTGGTCGAACTGGCGCCCGGGAAACTGCTCCTGGGGACCACGCGCGGCGGTGTCATCAGGTTCGATGTGGCAGGGCAGGACGCTGAATCGCCGGACATTCTCGAGCTTGGCCAAGCCGAGGGCCTGGCCTATGGATCGCCCCCGTCAGCCTGGCTCTTCCAGGACAAAGAGCGCGTACTGGTCAGTACGAGTGAAGGTTTCTTCCTGTATTCCGATGCCGATCGTTTCGAGCGCACCGATCTCGAAGGGCTCGATTCCCTGCGTGCCGACAATGCGCTGCTGCGCCTGGGTCGCGCCGATGATGGCGAGTACTGGGCCATCGATCATCGCAATGTCTATCACCGTTATCCTGATGAGGCGAGCTGGCACGAAGAAACCGTCAATGTTTCGACGCGCAGCGGCCTTGCCAGCATCGCCCGTACCATTAACGGCGATGTCGCGCTGGTGGCTGGCAGCAAGATCCTGTTTCATGCCGTGTCCGGCTTGCCTGCACGCCCGCGAGTCGACGTCCGGTTCACGGCCATTGAACAGATTCTTCCCGACGACAGCCGCCGGCCGCTGCCCCTGGACCCCGAGATTGTCCACCAGTTCGAGAGTGATTCGGCAACCATCCATTTCGACTACGCCTTGCCCGACATTCAGAGCAGCGAGCCCGTCTATTATTCGGCACGCATGATCGGCCTCGAAGGTTCATTCTCCAACTGGACGACGTCCAGCACCTTCACCTATTACCGGATGCGTCCGGGAGAGTACTCGCTGGTGCTCAGGAGCCGGGACAGCGAGGGCAGGATCTCGGAGGCGCCGCCGTTCCGCTTCGTGGTTCTCCCGAGCTGGTACCAGACCCCGTTCGCCATCGTGATCTGGGTGCTGCTCGGCGTCCTGAGCGTGGCCTGGATGGCGCGCGTCTGGACCCAGCAAAGGCTTGCGCGGTTGCGCGAGGAAACGCAGCGCCTGGAGGAGCAGGTCACCATTCGAACCCGGGAGCTCGAGTCAGCCAACCGGCAGCTCAGCGAGATGGCCCACCTCGATGGCTTGACGGAGATCCCGAATCGGCGACGGCTCGACGAGTACCTCGATGAAGTCTGGCGCCAGTGTCGCGATAACGAGCGTCATCTCTCCCTGCTGGTCATCGACGTGGATCACTTCAAGCGGTTCAACGACCGTTTCGGTCATGTGCAGGGTGATGCCTTGCTGAAGCGCCTGGCCCGCATGTTGTCGCAAAGCCTCAGGCGTGCCGAAGACCTGGTCGCTCGTTATGGTGGCGAGGAGTTTCTCGTCATCCTGCCCGGTGCGAGAGAGGATGCGGCGGTCCAGCTGGCCGAGGCCATGCGTGAAAAGGTGGAGTCGACCAGTCTCGGGGCAACCATCTCGGTAGGGGTGGCAACCACTCTTCCCAACGGTCGCCTCATGCCGACGGATCTGGTCGCACGGGCTGACAAGGCCCTCTATCAGGCGAAATCCGACGGGCGAAACTGCGTCCGCGTGTCCGACGGGGGCTGA
- a CDS encoding diguanylate cyclase has product MTIHTVVARWCLVATLAFFAMPATAGEQAASLRFKAYTWQDGLSQNTVTSVAQDPTGYIWLATEDGLHRFDGHDFEIFRAEEGKEESFAQSSFSSILVDRSGEALWLATTSAGIERWDLRTDEFQRFKHSPGSPDSLSDPVITRMYQDSSGAVWVLTYGGVDRIDDGKVTSVSWASEYSPPAPAGEEGAQADSEADPGADAEASADNEPQLSPEELAEQAGHLPSDIVEDGEGRIWLVSSMGLHLHDPETDSFVLVDLADKLPLLGGYPQLFAIEPTPDGGLWLASMGGLFLLDAELEVVKQFSMADFGVDGGLPVYIHELLLSKSGAVWMATLSNGVYWLDKDAERIENYRHDPADPRSISDNYVWDLFEDRTGIIWIGTQSGGVNTFNPVTRAFRHYAARPDSEFALPNRVVWSIQPDSDGNIWVGTDAGFSRLDRETSKYRHYTWDPEDPTSLNYEYGLSARIDSKGQVWLGTGYGVARYREATDDFERFEWQVGEGGDAYYINTINQLFIDAEDNVWTLTYQGLGRIDAKSGELSSIAHDPDKPESTPPSDNLFAVTPSASRGGFWLGTDAGVVHFDPLSSTFGKRYTKADGLSNDEVIGLLESSDGSLWVATVFGVNRIRPDGSITRLGMAAGLNSDLTYGVVEDRRGMIWISTNKGLNELDPVTGAIRQFDVTDGLQSNEFNSGAQYVAEDGEVFFGGINGLSAFYPESIQRRTTPPKVAISKFFKFNEEIARGGPISELNELTVPWSDNVLGFEFSVFDYAAPEKNSYRYRLEGFDTTWLMDRGSPNVTYTNLDPGSYTLRVQGANSSGRWSDEEARLLLHVTPPFWATWWAYSIYVFLVLSSVFAGLAYYRHRVQERHAFAHEQHKRRWAETLQQLTQALTSSLDSEQIAEELLENLRAMVAFRKAVLFMEQGVDIKVAGVKGFTDTERETLRQLPGSFSRFFAEVRHSRKPRVFSPDEDRLQVLREGMSEHSRFLAIPAFSRADEFALLIVGREAPAFSQQEQDIVSAFLTQALVALDNARLFSELQNLSTTDTLTQVNNRRYFFELAELEFNRGKRYDRDVALILLDADNFREINDTYGRDIGDRMLKIIASTCRNNLRHFDIIGRYGGEDFVILLPETPINVAADVADRLRKSIEELRLETHKGELRLTVSVGVAVAGDSVRDLPSLINKADMALYEAKRSGRNQVVVADMTAGRPGSEA; this is encoded by the coding sequence ATGACCATCCACACCGTTGTCGCACGATGGTGCCTTGTCGCGACGCTGGCGTTCTTTGCCATGCCGGCAACCGCCGGCGAGCAAGCTGCCAGCTTGCGTTTCAAGGCATACACCTGGCAGGACGGCTTGTCGCAGAACACGGTAACCTCGGTCGCACAGGATCCGACGGGCTACATCTGGCTGGCGACGGAGGATGGCCTGCATCGTTTTGACGGCCATGATTTCGAGATCTTCCGTGCCGAGGAGGGCAAAGAGGAATCCTTTGCACAGAGCTCCTTCAGCAGCATTCTCGTCGATCGGTCGGGTGAGGCGCTGTGGCTGGCGACGACCTCTGCGGGCATCGAGCGATGGGATCTCAGGACCGACGAGTTCCAGCGTTTCAAGCATTCACCGGGCAGCCCTGACTCATTGAGTGACCCGGTCATCACCCGCATGTACCAGGACTCCAGTGGCGCCGTCTGGGTGCTTACCTACGGTGGCGTGGATCGCATTGACGACGGCAAGGTCACCTCGGTTTCCTGGGCGAGCGAATATTCGCCGCCAGCGCCGGCTGGCGAGGAGGGTGCGCAGGCCGATAGCGAGGCCGATCCTGGCGCAGATGCGGAAGCAAGTGCGGACAACGAGCCGCAACTGTCGCCGGAGGAACTGGCCGAGCAGGCCGGTCACCTGCCGAGCGATATCGTGGAAGATGGCGAGGGTCGAATCTGGCTCGTTTCCTCGATGGGCCTGCATCTGCATGATCCGGAGACCGACTCGTTCGTGCTGGTGGACCTTGCCGACAAATTGCCCCTTCTCGGGGGGTATCCGCAGCTCTTCGCCATCGAGCCAACGCCAGACGGCGGCCTGTGGCTGGCCAGCATGGGCGGCTTGTTCCTGCTCGATGCCGAGCTTGAGGTGGTCAAGCAGTTTTCGATGGCTGACTTCGGTGTCGATGGCGGCCTGCCCGTCTACATACACGAGTTGCTGTTGAGCAAGTCGGGCGCCGTCTGGATGGCGACCTTGTCCAACGGCGTCTACTGGCTGGACAAGGATGCCGAACGCATCGAGAACTATCGGCATGATCCGGCGGATCCTCGCAGCATCAGCGACAACTACGTCTGGGACCTTTTCGAAGATCGCACCGGAATCATATGGATCGGTACCCAATCAGGTGGCGTGAATACCTTCAATCCGGTGACCCGCGCTTTCCGGCATTACGCTGCAAGACCTGACAGCGAGTTTGCGCTGCCGAATCGCGTGGTCTGGTCGATCCAGCCGGACAGCGACGGCAATATCTGGGTGGGTACCGACGCAGGTTTCAGCCGACTTGACCGGGAGACCAGCAAGTACCGCCATTACACCTGGGACCCGGAAGATCCGACGTCACTCAATTACGAGTACGGCCTCTCCGCTCGCATCGATTCGAAGGGGCAGGTCTGGCTGGGTACCGGCTATGGCGTGGCGCGTTACCGGGAGGCCACGGACGATTTCGAACGGTTCGAATGGCAGGTGGGCGAGGGTGGAGATGCGTACTACATCAACACGATCAACCAGTTGTTCATCGACGCCGAAGACAATGTCTGGACCCTGACCTACCAGGGTCTAGGGCGAATCGATGCCAAGTCGGGCGAGCTTTCGAGCATTGCCCACGATCCGGACAAGCCGGAGTCCACGCCGCCGAGTGACAACCTTTTTGCCGTGACGCCCAGTGCGAGTCGCGGTGGCTTCTGGCTGGGTACGGATGCCGGCGTGGTGCATTTCGATCCGCTGTCGAGCACCTTTGGCAAGCGTTACACCAAGGCAGACGGATTGAGTAACGACGAGGTCATCGGCCTGCTGGAATCCAGTGACGGCAGCCTCTGGGTGGCAACCGTTTTCGGCGTCAACCGGATTCGCCCGGATGGCAGCATCACCAGGCTGGGAATGGCCGCAGGGCTCAACAGCGATCTCACCTACGGTGTGGTCGAAGATCGTCGCGGGATGATCTGGATCAGCACCAACAAGGGACTGAACGAGCTTGATCCGGTGACCGGCGCGATCCGTCAGTTCGATGTCACTGATGGCCTGCAGAGCAACGAGTTCAACTCGGGTGCGCAGTATGTTGCCGAGGACGGCGAGGTGTTTTTCGGTGGCATCAATGGCCTGAGTGCCTTCTACCCCGAGTCGATCCAGCGCAGGACAACACCGCCGAAGGTGGCCATCTCCAAGTTCTTCAAGTTCAACGAGGAAATCGCCCGTGGTGGCCCCATATCCGAGCTGAATGAATTGACTGTGCCCTGGTCGGACAACGTCCTCGGGTTCGAGTTCTCGGTGTTCGATTATGCTGCGCCCGAAAAGAACAGCTATCGCTACCGGCTGGAGGGCTTCGATACCACCTGGTTGATGGATAGGGGTTCGCCCAACGTGACCTATACCAACCTGGACCCGGGCAGCTACACCTTGCGCGTCCAGGGCGCCAACAGCAGCGGTCGCTGGAGCGACGAAGAAGCGCGCTTGCTGTTGCATGTCACGCCACCGTTCTGGGCCACCTGGTGGGCGTATTCGATATATGTATTCCTGGTGCTTTCATCGGTATTCGCCGGCCTGGCCTATTACCGGCATCGCGTGCAGGAACGCCATGCTTTTGCGCATGAGCAGCACAAGCGGCGCTGGGCCGAGACCTTGCAGCAACTGACCCAGGCGCTCACGTCGTCGCTTGATTCGGAACAGATTGCCGAAGAGCTCCTGGAGAATCTTCGCGCGATGGTGGCATTCCGCAAGGCCGTCCTGTTCATGGAACAGGGCGTCGATATCAAGGTGGCCGGCGTGAAGGGCTTCACGGATACGGAGCGCGAGACCCTGCGACAGCTGCCGGGCAGCTTCTCGCGCTTCTTTGCCGAAGTCCGGCATTCGCGCAAGCCCCGCGTGTTCAGCCCGGACGAGGACCGCTTGCAGGTCTTGCGCGAAGGCATGAGCGAGCATTCCCGCTTCCTCGCCATTCCTGCTTTCTCGAGGGCAGACGAGTTCGCACTCCTGATCGTCGGCCGCGAGGCGCCGGCATTTTCGCAACAGGAACAGGATATTGTTTCGGCTTTCCTGACGCAGGCCCTGGTCGCGCTCGACAACGCGCGCCTGTTCTCGGAACTGCAGAACCTGTCGACCACCGATACGCTTACCCAGGTCAACAACCGGCGCTATTTCTTCGAACTCGCCGAGCTCGAGTTCAATCGTGGCAAGCGTTATGACCGGGATGTCGCGCTGATCCTCCTGGATGCCGACAATTTCCGCGAGATAAACGACACCTACGGGCGCGATATCGGTGACCGCATGTTGAAGATCATCGCCTCGACCTGCAGAAACAATCTTCGCCACTTCGACATCATCGGTCGATACGGCGGCGAGGATTTCGTCATTTTGCTTCCCGAGACACCGATCAATGTCGCGGCGGATGTTGCGGACCGGTTACGCAAGAGCATCGAGGAGTTGCGGCTGGAGACCCACAAGGGTGAATTGCGCCTGACAGTCAGCGTGGGCGTGGCGGTCGCTGGCGACAGCGTCCGTGACTTGCCGTCGCTGATCAACAAGGCAGACATGGCGCTGTACGAGGCGAAGCGTTCCGGACGCAACCAGGTGGTGGTTGCCGACATGACAGCCGGCCGTCCGGGCTCGGAGGCGTAG